GTTTTTCGATCAAGTGAGAGTTTAGTTTGGGAAAAGCACTTGCGAGCTGGTCAAAATCGTAAGGTCCGACGTGAGGATTGTCGGGATGAAATCCCGAAATTGCCGGGTGTTTTTCATCCTCATTTTGCATTGGAAAGGGGGCAGAATTGGGTCAGCGCAGGATGCTGACCAGCTCCACCTCAAAGTGAAGGGTCGAATGAGCGGGGATGCGCGCTGATGCACGTTCACCATAAGCGAGATGCGATGGGATAAAGACCTCCCAGATGGATCCGACCGGCATCAATTGCAGGGCCTCACTCCAGCCATCAATCAGTTTGTCCACCTCAAAAATTGCGGGTGGGCGAATGATTTCGGTTTCATCGAAGATGGTGCCATCGAGCAGATATCCCTGATAATAAACCTCAACGCGGTCATGGGGTCCGGGTCGTGGACCATCCCCCTCAACAAGTATGCGGTACTGCAACCCGCTTTCAGTGGTAATGACACCTTCTTTTTTGGCGTTTTCCTCGAGGAAGCGCTCTCCCTCGATACGATTGGATTCGCTTGCACTGACGCTGGATACAAGCAGCAGGAGTAATGAAAAAAAGAACGAAATGCCTGACAAAACCTTCATGGCAGCAGCGTGAAACATCGTCTGCTACTTTGCAACAGCAGATCCATGTTCGGTGGGTGCGGCATCGACTCGCAGTGAGGGGTCAAACGTGAGTGATTGTTCCCTGCTGTCGGGAAGGTTGTAGTCCGGCTGCATCCATGCGGCAAAGGCGATCATGGACGCATTGTCACCCGTATGTTTGCGTTCCGCCATGAGTACCGGAACCTTGTGCTTGCGACCCAGCGCTTCAAAATGGTTTCGCAGCAGACCATTGTTGGACACTCCACCGGACAAGCCGATGGATTTCCAGTCTCCTGAACTTAACACGTGGCGAGTCTTGCGAATAAGTTGATGCACCACTGCGCCCTGGTAGGCGTAGCAGAGGTTGGGGAGTTCCTGCTCGACAGTGGCGTCATCCATTTTTTCGAGTGTGTAGCGCAGGCTGGTTTTCAGGCCGGAAAAACTGAAGCGCAAGTCCTTGGGATTGGGGAAGGAAACGGGAAACTCGAGTCCGGCTGGTCCGCCACTGCGTGCGAGTTTTTCGATGACGGGTCCACCCGGGTAGGCGAGGCCGAGCAATTTGGCTCCCTTGTCGATGGCTTCTCCTGCAGCGTCATCGACGGTTTCTGCAAGAATTGAGATCCGGAGACTGGTATCGATTCGAATGAGCAGGGTATTTCCTCCAGATACGATCAAACCCAAGTGTGGAAGAAGGGAGTGGAGCTGCACGCGAAAGGAAGACGGGTCTGCTGCGTGCAGGGGAATAAAGGGCGAATAGGCATGGCCCTGCAGGTGGTTGACTCCCACGAGGGGTAAGTCGAGACTCAAGGCGAGCGCTTTGGCGAGTGTGATTCCCATGGCGAGGCAGGCGGCAAGGCCGGGTCCCCGGGTGACGGCGATCTGCTGCACTTGTTGAAAGTCCAGTTCGTTTCGCAGTCGTTCCAGCAAGGGGAAAAAGTTTTCCAGGTGTTCGCGGCTTGCGAGGTCAGGCACGACTCCACCGTAGCTGGCATGAAGCTCCAGTTGGCTGCAGATGTACTCGTGGCTGAGGCCCGCAGTCGGACAAAAACAGGCAACTGCGGATTCATCACAGGAACTCTCAACTCCCAGTATCATGGCTGCATGTTCAACCGGATTCGTTGAATGGCGCAAGCCCGATTCTGGAAACAGGCGGCTCAGGAGGAACGCTGGAGTGAGCGCAGGGCTGCGCTCCAATAAGGATCACCCTCCGCCGCATAGGGTGCGATCCCCTGGCGTTCCCGCATACGCTGAGTAGTGTAGTCGTTGTCGCTCAACGGGATCCTGACATCGGGCTGAATACCCACTTCATGGATGGTGGAACCGTCGGGAAAAAAGTAGTAGCTGGAAGTCTTTTTGTAGGCATCGCCCCGGCGCATGCGGTAAACGGTCTGGATCGATCCCTTACCCAAGGTGGTTTCTCCTACGATGGTAGCCTTTCCTGTGACCTGCAGGGAACCAGCGAGAATCTCGGATGCACTGGCGGAGTTTCGATTGACGAGAATGACAACGGGTGTGTTGTGGATCATCCGGGGTCGCCGCGCGTGGTAGGTGCGTTCACGGTCACCCTCGGTGCTTCGGGTTTGCAGCATGAGTTCCCCGCGATCATAGAAGGCATCGAGCATGTCAATGGAGCTTTGCATAACGCCTCCCATGTTGTTGCGCAGGTCGATGACGATACCCTGCAGCGCTGGTGTGGAATGGGCACGGAGAGCTTCGTAAAATTCGTCATCGGTTTTTTCACCGAATTGGTCGATCTTCAGGTAAAGCACTCCATCTTCGGTACGGTGTACTCCGCGTATACTTGGGATGTCAATTGCACTGCGCTGCAGCACCAGGTCGATGATTTGTTGATCCCGCAGCACCTGAAGCTTGAGTTCAGTGCCTGCGGTGCCGCGGATCTGGTGCACGACACGGGAGAAATTCCAGCCACGCACGTCGAGATCATTGATTCGGGTGATGACATCGCCTCGATGCATGCCGAATCGTTCTGCGGGACTCCCCTCAAACACATCGCGAACTTCGGCACCCTGTGGATTGCTCATCAAGGACACTCCGATGCCTTCATACTCCTGACGGGAATCGATGGAAAATGATTCGAACTGGTCCTCGGACAGATAGGTGGAATACTGATCAACGGACTGGAGGGCCTGTTTCAGCTGGGTTCGGTCTTCGTCGCGACTCAAGGCCCAGAAAGGATCGCGAGCTACGAGACCTGTGCGGGATAAAATGTGATGAACCGCCGACTCGATACCGACGGCCTCGAGCACTTCGGGTTTTCGATGGTAGAGGATCCACACCGACTGCAAGCCGATAATCATCCAGCAGATGGCCAGAATCCAGGGGGTGCTGTGTTTCAGTCGTGGTTTCAAGGTTCGTGAAATTTGAAAACAGTTGGAAATTGCTCCGTTATGCGCCAATTGTCAAACGAGGGGAGGTGCTCTTTGATTGTCAGAATTCTCCACATCGGATGTGGTGGATGCAGAATCCCGCGATGCAGGTGCATCCCCCTGGGTAGAAATCGTTAGCATCCATGTCGAAAACCGAAAAAACCTGTCTACACTGTGGTGCTCCCTTTCAGGGGAGTTCTGATTTTTGCTGCCGAGGCTGCGAATATGTGCACCACCTCATTGTGGAGGAGGGCTTTGATCGCTACTATGAGTTGAAGGATAAAAACCTGCAGCCTGTGGGCACGACAGCTTTTGTGCAGCGCGATGACCGTGAGTTGGTTGAGAAGTGGCGGCAGCGAGAAGAGGTGGCACCTGGAGTCCTTCAGCAGGATTTTGAACTCAAGGGAATTTCCTGTGTGGGCTGTGTCTGGCTGATTGAGAAAGTCTTTTCCAGATATGACGGAGCAGTGGGGATCGAGATCGATCCGCAGCACGGCCGTGTTTCGATCGAGGCAGCGCGGGAGTTTGAGCTTGCGGCATTTGCGGGGGAGATCCAGCGATTTGGTTACACCCTAAGGGAATGGTCGGGAGCACGAGGGCAAGAGTCGGAAGGACAGACTGCCGGGGGCAAGATTGGGGTTTGTGCGTTCCTTGCACTGAATGCAATGGCATTCACCCTACCATTTTACCTGGGAATGTCGCAGGACGATGCACTGGCTCCGTTGCTGCGGTTTGGGATTGTTGTGCTGGCATCCTTCAGTGTGCTGCTGGGAGGTTCCTTCTTTTTTCGACGTGCGCTGGCCTCGCTGCGCATGGGAATGTTGCACATCGACCTTCCGATTGCGCTTGGAATCGCAGTGGCCTACGCGGGATCTCTGGTGGGTTGGATGACGCGGGATCCCGATCTGTTTTATTTTGATTTCATTGCCATCTTCATTGTTCTGATGCTGGTCGGGCGTTGGTTCCAGGAACGGGTGACCGAGCGAAACGTGCACCAGGGGTACGAGGCGCATCCCTCAGAGCAGTTTGTGGAACAACTGGAGGGTAGCGGTGAACGAGTCGGAAGGTTGAATGTCAGGGATTTGCAGCGCGGCATGGGGTATATTCTACCGGCAGGGGCATGGGTGCCCGTACAGTCGCGACTCGAATCCAGTGAATTGTTACTCAGCCTCGAGTCCATCAATGGCGAGTCCGACCCTCGGGTCTACACAAAAGGTGACGTCATCCCGGCAGGAGCCATGATCCTTTCGAGAGGAGAGGCAGCGGTGATGCACGCCCAGGAGGATTGGTCCCAATCCTTGCTCAAGCGACTCTTTGAAATCCAGTCGGGAGGTCGTCGGGAAAGTTCGCTGATGGAACGGATTCTGAAGGTTTACATCCTGGTGGTGATTGCGTTGGCAGGACTGGGCCTGGTCGTGTGGGGATTGGGCATTGGGGACTGGCGAACGGGATTCCAGGTCACCGTGTCCATCCTGGTCGTTTCATGCCCCTGCGCCATTGGATTGGCCTATCCACGAATCAATGACCAATGTGCAAGATGGCTGAGGACGCGAGGGGTTTACGTACGCCTCCACAGTCTTTGGGGCAGGTTAAAGCAAGTGCGGCAATTGTGTTTCGACAAGACCGGAACACTCACGCTGGAAACTCTTGAACTGCTCAATCCCGAAGATTTGAAAACGCTCTCAGATGGCCAGTTTCAGGCGTTGTTTGCGTTGGTGGACCGTAACCTTCACCCGGTGGGTCGTTCGCTGAAAGAACATTTGCTGACACAGAAACCCTCGCTGTTGCGCTCGAGTGAGCCGAGAGAAGCGGTTGAGGAAACCGTGGGTTTTGGGGTGAAGACACGATGGATGGGTCGGGTGTATGAACTGCGGAAAAGCAGTGACCCATGCCGCGCTGGGATGAGTGATTTTATGGAGCAAGGAGAATGCATCGCATCCTTCGCATTCAGGGATTCGGTTCGTCGTGACGTGGAGTCCTGTGTGCAGTGGTTTGAACAAAACGGGTTGTCGGTCAGCATCATCAGTGGAGACAGCGCGGATCGAGTGCGGCAACTTGCGGATTCCCTGGGATTACCGACGGAGCGTGCTGTGGGTGGGATGGATCCTGTCGCCAAGGCTCGATGGATCGATGAGCGGGAACCGGAAACCGTCATGATGGTGGGTGATGGTGCCAACGATGCGCTTGCCTTTGAGCGTGCGGGATGCCGGGCGACTCCGGTGATCGGTCGGGGCATTCTGGAGAATCACTCGGATTTTTTCTTTTTGGGGCAGGGAATCCAGGGTGTGGTGGATGTTTTTCGCCTGGCCTCCCTGAGGCAGCGCACGCTGCATCAGGTGCTGTCCCTCACCTTGAGTTACAATGCAATTGTCGTGGTCATTGCGATGCTGGGGTGGATGAATCCGCTATTGGCGGCGATTCTGATGCCGTTGAGTTCCATTGTAACGGTCAGTTGGGCATCGCTTTGTCTGGCGAGCGGGCGACTCAATCGCATGCTGACCCAGCTCTGAGACCCATAAATCAATGGGCCGCTCTCAGGCCTGTACTTCGAGCTGGTTGCTGGAAAATTTGTCAGCGGGAATGGATGCGGATGACTGCGCCTCAATCCCGTTTCGGTAGGTTTCCATTGCCGTGCGCTGGCTCAGGATCGAAACCCGCGATGCGGCGCTCGCCGCGACGTTGAGATCGGCCTGGGAGGGGTTCGATACCGAAACCGCAGCCCGTTGGATGGTCTGCAGCACCTTGCGAATGTCCTCCGGCTTGGTGGAATTGAACTTGGGATTCACCTCAACGCTTCCGTTAATCACGTAGGGACGACCATCCGGGCCGACTTGGTACTCATAGCGAATGGCACCGGCGTGACGGCCCAGCAGGCGTGCGTGAGCTTCTTCTTCCTTGCGAACGGTTGCATCGCGCAGGCGAAGCTCCTGAAGCATCCGGCGCTGTTCTTCGCTGAGTTCCCGGGAGGATGAAGTGGGTGCAGAGGCGTCAGGATCGGTCAACCCACTCACGTTTTCCTGCTTGGGCAAAAAAAAGGGAGCGGCTTTTCCTTTGATCATGATTTGCGGGTTCGAGCGCATTTCATGGAAGCCTGTCAGCGGTTCTGTCATGAGCCATTCTCAATATTCCAAGTCTGGTAATCGGAAAAAATGCTTTAAAGTTAAGGGTGTTTTAAAGATTTTTACAATTTCGGCCCGCTCAGGTGAATCAATCCTGCAATAGTTGGATGCTTCCGAAGCCGGATGGGGCGAGAGAGGGGATGGTTATCTTCGGTGCAGAAGGAGTGAATTTACGCAAAACCTGCTTTATTGACAGGAAAGCGTGCCGATCATCAAAATGGACCAGCACGGACAGCCCCAAAGGGATTCTGATTTCCCGACCGACGGTTCTTGAAATCGTGCACGGGTGGTGGTAGTCTGAGTTGTTTTCAGATCGATTTGATGTCTTAACATGTGGGAAGCGAGCAACAGGGATTGGTTGGTAAAACTCATGGATGACCCTTCACCGGTCGTTCAGGAGCAGCTTTTCCAGTATTTTTCGGGAAACGAGGCAGAATCGGTGGAATTTCTGCAGGAATTGGCCAAACACCGACGCGGACTCGTTGCCTATCACGCACGGCAGTTTCTCGAGCGCATGGGCGTCGAGAATACCATTGAGGCTTTTCGATTTTTCATTCGCTCCTTCAACTATGAACTGGAGACGGGCAGCTGGTTGCTGGACCGCACAATCCATCCCCGGCTAAACATCGCACAGTCGAGTGAAATGCTCGATGAAATGGGAGTGCGCGCACTTGATCTGTTTGTCGAGCCTTGTTCGATCAAGGAAAAATGCCGGGTGATCAACCGGGTGATGTTTCATGAGTTCGGGTTTGCGGGGGATCTTGAAGAATACAAGAAGCCGGAGAGCAGCATGGTGAGCCAGGTTCTGAAAACTCGGAGGGGCATTCCGCTTTCACTTTCGATCATTTACATTCTGGTGGCAATGCGCTGTGGCGTGGATCTGCGTCCCATCGCGGTGCCCGGCAGGTTCATGGTGGGCTGTTTTTCCGAAGAAAAACCCTTTTTTATCGATGTTTTTGAGAACGGACGTTTTCTCACGGTTGCGGATGTGTTGATTTTTCTGGAGACTAACCGCATCACCTACAACGAAGGATCACTCTCTCCCGTTCCCGTCGGGGAAGTGCTGTGTCGCAGCTGCAAGAATCTGCACAATCAGTTCCTTGCGGCAGAGGACAACAAACGCGCCGACCTCTTTGCGGAATTCATTGACGAATTCGAAAATGCGTACAAGCGTGCTCAGCGAACTTCGTAACCATTTCTCATGCTCCAGATTGACGGACTTCGGTCCTTTAACGTGCCCGGCACCCACCTTGCGGTTGTGGGTTATCCCATAGCGCACTCGATCAGTCCGATTTTTCAGAATGCTGCGCTGCAAACGATGGCGCGGCAATACGCTGATCTGGCAGACTGGACCTATCACAAGATTGAGGCACCAGTGGAAGAACTTCAGCAGGTCATAGAATTGACAACATCCCGTGGCTTTCGGGGACTCAACCTTACCCTGCCCCACAAGGTTGAAGTGCTGCCATATCTGGATCGCATTGATCCTGTTGCGAAAAAAATGGGCGCGGTCAATACGCTCAGTTTTGATTCCGCTGGGGTGACGGGTTACAATACGGACGGTGATGGCATTTCGCGGGCAATTCGCCATGCGCTGGAGATCGGAGTTGAAGGCAGAGCGGTTGTGGTTCTCGGAGCTGGTGGAGCAAGCCGTGCTGCCTGTGTTCGCTTCCTTGAGGAAGGCTGTAGTGAACTGTGGGTTGGAAATCGGAGCCTACCGCGCCTTGAGTCCATGTTGGATCACTTGCGGCGTGAGTACCCGGGTCGTGCGATTCACGGTTTCCAATCCGGCTTGGAACTGCCGGAACCCAGTGAGGATGCACTGCTGGTGCAAGCGACTTCCCTCGGGTTAAAACCGGACGACCCTTTGCCTGCGGATGATCAGCTGTTATCCCGTGTTGCTTACGTGTATGACATGGTCTATGGGAGAAAGCCTACTCCACTGGTGCGTGCCGCACTTCGCCTCGGCAAACCGGCGAGTGATGGACTGCCCATGTTGCTGTATCAAGGTGCGCGCTCGCTGGAGATCTGGACTGGGTTGCCTGTGCCAGTGGAAGCGATGGCCAAAGCTGTCGCCCGGCATCATGGGAAGCTTGACAATGTGAGTGTTGCTGAGCGAAAGGCGACACCGTAGAAACCCTGAATTTGCCATCCCAAGTGTCTATCATGGAAACCATTGCCATACTCGAAACCACGGCCCCCTGGGTGATGCCAGTTGGGGTCTTTATCCTGGGTGCCTGTATTGGCAGTTTTCTGAATGTGTGCATTGTGCGCATACCGGCAGGCGAGTCACTCTGGTGGCCTCCGTCGCACGCTGCCGATGGGCGGCGCCTGAGCTGGTGGGAGAATGTGCCGATCCTTGCCTGGTTTTATTTGCGCGGGCGGGATCGTGTGACGGGCGAACCTTATAGTTTTCGTTATCCGTTTGTTGAGCTGCTGACAGCGGTATTGTTTGGAGTGTGCTGGTGGATGCACAGTCCGCTTGTTGCGCTGGCAGGCATGATCCTGCTATCCCTCTTGATAGTAGGTTCGTTCATTGACCTGGATCACATGATTTTGCCAGATGGAGTGACGATTGTTGGCATGATTGTGGGGGTGTTGCTCTCCTTCTGGATTCCGGAGATGCATTTGCCGAAGGGGCAGAGTCCCTATTTGAGTGATGGGTTTGCATCTGGCGTGATCTCGATGATTTCGGTTCTGATAGGAGCAGGACTGGTATTCTGGGTGGGGGAACTGGGCGAAGTGGCATTTCGCAAGCCCGCAATGGGATTGGGTGATGTCAAACTGGTTGGCTGCATCGGTGCTTTTTGTGGATGGCAGGGAGCCGTGTTTTCGCTCTTTGGTGGAGCGGTGATTGGCTGTGTGATCCTGTTGCCGTTGTTGCTGCTGATGAGACGCAGTCAGGGCAAGCCTGGGCTTCGACAAAACGAAGATTTGCAAAAGGAAACTGCAGGCGGAAATTCAGGGGAAACAACGGATGCGACTCTCGCGCAAGGATTAGGCATGGAGGTCCCATTTGGGCCGATGCTTGCTCTGGGTGGAGCAGTGTATTTTCTCGGCGCGGATGCCTGGGTGGATCCCTATTTTGCGATGTTGGCGGAAATGGTGTTTGGAAGGTAAGTTGCCGATTCGGAAGGATCGGACCAGAAAACTCAGGGTTTTTCTGCAAGAATGATCGCACGTTTGGGAGCCGGGTATCCCTCAAAGGTTTTCTCCAAATCGTTCGGGTCGAGAAAATTCACGAGGGATTCATAGGGCATCCAACGCGTACTGCGCTGTTCACGAATACTGGTGATGCTCTGGTGAACGGTGCGCACATTTTTGAATCCGATCTTTTTCATCCATATTTCGATGGCCTGTGCGGATGGAATGAACCAGACATTCCGCATTTTGGCATAGCGATCCTGTGGCACGAGCACCGTGTGTTCATTGCCATCGATCACGATGGACTCGAGCACCAGCTCACCTCCGCTGCGAAGAGCTTCGAACAGCCGTTGCAGGTGATCAAATGGCGAGCGTTGATGGTAGAGCACCCCCATGCTGAAGACCGTATCAAACATTTCCAGATTTACGGGCATGGACTCGAAGGGTACGGGGGCGAGTTGCACAGGTTGCGTAACACTTCCGAGGAAGTGACACAGCATTCGGTACTGCATGATATAGCGCAGGTAGGGATCAACTCCGATCACAAAACGCGCACCGTCTCCGAGCATGCGCAGGGCGTAGTAACCATTACCACAGCCCACATCCAGGATGCGTCGATTGTCGAGAGGGGCGATTGCTGCTTTGAGGCGATCCCACTTCTGGTTGCACTGCCATTCGGTGTCGATCAGGACATCGTGGATGCGAAAGGGACCCTTGCGCCATGGAATCATGCGCATGAGCAGTTCATCGATTTGACGGGTTGTGGATTCGGGTATGGGTGTATGGGAGCGTACCTTGATAACCGCCTGGTCCAGGTGAACTTCGTCAGGCTCAATCCGGGGCAAATTCTGAAACGTATCGAGCCACAGGGGTAGGTGTCCGTTGCGGGAGACCTCCAGCGCGTTCGGGATGTCTTCCCGAAGTTGGTCAGCCCAGTTTTTCCATCGATCCCCCGCCACTCTTTCGTAGAGGGGTTCGAAATCAAACAGGCCGCTTGAAAACTCGATGATCTTTTTGACACTCCAGTCCATTTATAGTGTCGGCTTGGGATATAAGTGTGGATTCTGAATTCATTGCATAACCATAAGATCATTGAAAACAACACATTAATCCCTAGCCTTCACCCTTCTGTTACTTGCAGCCACCTCATGAGAAGCATTGAACTGATCAGCATTGTTGAATCCAGCCTTAGTGATGTTTGGACGGCCTGGACGACGGAAGAAGGCCTGAATGGATTTTTTGCGGAGAAAAATCGGGTGGAATTGGCAATTGGAGGTGCGTATGAGCTGGAAGTTCATTCCTGGTCGCCAGAATTGATTCGTTCCCGTCCGACGGGAGTTCTTGCATATGTGCCGGAGCGCATGCTCGCATTCGAGTGGAACCAATTTCCTCAAGGACTGTCACTCGACGGGGGAAGCACCTGGGTGGTTGTGGAGTTCAAGGAAATGGATGATGAACTCTGCGAAGTGTCGCTGACCCACCTTGGTTGGAACGAAGGTGCAGATTGGGAGACCTGTTATCAGTATTTTCTTTCCTTCTGGCCCAAGGTATTACAGCGCTTTGAGCGCTACATGTGTGTTGGGGAGATTGATTGGAGCACGATTTCCCGCTCCTGAAGTGTCGGGTTCGTGAGGCAGGAGAGCGGTGCTTGAATGCTGTTCCGGTCAGTAAACGAATCCGTGATGATCGGCTGAAAACGTGTCGTCAAAATGGCTTCAAGTCGAAGCAAAGGAGAACATCCACGTGACCCACAGAAGATAGTCAACCGCGGGATTTGCACACGGAGTTTCCGAGTCTGCCTTAAGACGCTTTTTCCCTTGCCATTTCCGGTGCATCCTATCGAATCAGCCTTTTTAGGATTTTGCCACGATGAAGATACTTGTTACCGGAGGAACAGGATTTACTGGAAAAGCCCTGGTCAAACGATTGCTTGATGACGGCCACGATGTTGTCGCAATGGACTACAAAGAGGGTTTAAAAACGGATGAAATCCGCAAGTGGGGTGCCAAGGTCATCATCGGGAGTGTCGTGGATCGAGAAGTGGTTGATCAGGCATTGCAGGGAGTGGAATTTGTGATGCACCTTGCGGCTGCATTTCGGGAACTCAATGTGCCTCAGTCCTATTATCGTGATGTCAATGTGGGAGGAACTGAGGTGATGCTCGAGGCGTCCTTGCGCCACGGCGTTCGAAAGTTTGTGTACTGCAGTACCTGTGGGGTGCATGGGAATATTGCAAACCCACCGGGAGGGGAAGATGCGCCGATCCAACCTGCCGATTATTACCAGCAGACCAAATACGAAGCCGAGCCGTTGGTGCATGCGTATCAGGAGAAGGGTCTGAAGACCGTGATTTTGCGTCCTGCTGCGATTTATGGTCCGGGCGATCCTGAACGCTTCTTCATGATTTTCAAGCGAGTTGCAAAGGGCAGTTTTCCGATGTTCGGGAAGGGCAAGACCTTGTATCACCCGCTCTACATCGACAATCTTGTTGATGCGTTTGTCAATTGTCTGGGAGATGGTATCGGTGAGGGTGGAACCTATCTGATCGCGGATGAAGAATACATTGAGATCCGTGACCTGGTTAAGCGAGTGGGAAGATCGATGGGAGTTGACATGAAGATTCGTTACTACCCGATCCTTCCGTTGATGTTGGCGGGATATTTTTTCGAGTTTGTCTGCCGTCCCTTTAAGGTGACCCCACCGATTTTCCCACGGCGGGTCGACTGGTACCGGCAGAACCGGGCGTTTGACATCTCGAGTGCAAAGCGGGAGCTGGGTTATGACCCCAAGGTGGGTTTGGATGAAGGACTCAGGCGAACGGCCGAATGGTATAAGGCGGAGAATTACCTTTGAGGAACACTGCGGTGGTAGAATCCACTTTTGCCCTCAGGCTTTGACGGCAATCAGTGAAGTAAAGTTGAAGCATTGAAACCACGTGCAGATGCGGTCAAATCCGGCTTGATGCAAGCGTTCTTTGTGGGTAGGCAGGGATTCCGTGATCAAGGTATTTTCGAGGGCAGT
The DNA window shown above is from Puniceicoccaceae bacterium and carries:
- a CDS encoding heavy metal translocating P-type ATPase metal-binding domain-containing protein; this translates as MSKTEKTCLHCGAPFQGSSDFCCRGCEYVHHLIVEEGFDRYYELKDKNLQPVGTTAFVQRDDRELVEKWRQREEVAPGVLQQDFELKGISCVGCVWLIEKVFSRYDGAVGIEIDPQHGRVSIEAAREFELAAFAGEIQRFGYTLREWSGARGQESEGQTAGGKIGVCAFLALNAMAFTLPFYLGMSQDDALAPLLRFGIVVLASFSVLLGGSFFFRRALASLRMGMLHIDLPIALGIAVAYAGSLVGWMTRDPDLFYFDFIAIFIVLMLVGRWFQERVTERNVHQGYEAHPSEQFVEQLEGSGERVGRLNVRDLQRGMGYILPAGAWVPVQSRLESSELLLSLESINGESDPRVYTKGDVIPAGAMILSRGEAAVMHAQEDWSQSLLKRLFEIQSGGRRESSLMERILKVYILVVIALAGLGLVVWGLGIGDWRTGFQVTVSILVVSCPCAIGLAYPRINDQCARWLRTRGVYVRLHSLWGRLKQVRQLCFDKTGTLTLETLELLNPEDLKTLSDGQFQALFALVDRNLHPVGRSLKEHLLTQKPSLLRSSEPREAVEETVGFGVKTRWMGRVYELRKSSDPCRAGMSDFMEQGECIASFAFRDSVRRDVESCVQWFEQNGLSVSIISGDSADRVRQLADSLGLPTERAVGGMDPVAKARWIDEREPETVMMVGDGANDALAFERAGCRATPVIGRGILENHSDFFFLGQGIQGVVDVFRLASLRQRTLHQVLSLTLSYNAIVVVIAMLGWMNPLLAAILMPLSSIVTVSWASLCLASGRLNRMLTQL
- a CDS encoding prepilin peptidase, translated to METIAILETTAPWVMPVGVFILGACIGSFLNVCIVRIPAGESLWWPPSHAADGRRLSWWENVPILAWFYLRGRDRVTGEPYSFRYPFVELLTAVLFGVCWWMHSPLVALAGMILLSLLIVGSFIDLDHMILPDGVTIVGMIVGVLLSFWIPEMHLPKGQSPYLSDGFASGVISMISVLIGAGLVFWVGELGEVAFRKPAMGLGDVKLVGCIGAFCGWQGAVFSLFGGAVIGCVILLPLLLLMRRSQGKPGLRQNEDLQKETAGGNSGETTDATLAQGLGMEVPFGPMLALGGAVYFLGADAWVDPYFAMLAEMVFGR
- a CDS encoding FKBP-type peptidyl-prolyl cis-trans isomerase; translation: MKVLSGISFFFSLLLLLVSSVSASESNRIEGERFLEENAKKEGVITTESGLQYRILVEGDGPRPGPHDRVEVYYQGYLLDGTIFDETEIIRPPAIFEVDKLIDGWSEALQLMPVGSIWEVFIPSHLAYGERASARIPAHSTLHFEVELVSILR
- the tsaD gene encoding tRNA (adenosine(37)-N6)-threonylcarbamoyltransferase complex transferase subunit TsaD, with protein sequence MRHSTNPVEHAAMILGVESSCDESAVACFCPTAGLSHEYICSQLELHASYGGVVPDLASREHLENFFPLLERLRNELDFQQVQQIAVTRGPGLAACLAMGITLAKALALSLDLPLVGVNHLQGHAYSPFIPLHAADPSSFRVQLHSLLPHLGLIVSGGNTLLIRIDTSLRISILAETVDDAAGEAIDKGAKLLGLAYPGGPVIEKLARSGGPAGLEFPVSFPNPKDLRFSFSGLKTSLRYTLEKMDDATVEQELPNLCYAYQGAVVHQLIRKTRHVLSSGDWKSIGLSGGVSNNGLLRNHFEALGRKHKVPVLMAERKHTGDNASMIAFAAWMQPDYNLPDSREQSLTFDPSLRVDAAPTEHGSAVAK
- a CDS encoding putative metalloprotease CJM1_0395 family protein, with translation MIKGKAAPFFLPKQENVSGLTDPDASAPTSSSRELSEEQRRMLQELRLRDATVRKEEEAHARLLGRHAGAIRYEYQVGPDGRPYVINGSVEVNPKFNSTKPEDIRKVLQTIQRAAVSVSNPSQADLNVAASAASRVSILSQRTAMETYRNGIEAQSSASIPADKFSSNQLEVQA
- the aroE gene encoding shikimate dehydrogenase translates to MLQIDGLRSFNVPGTHLAVVGYPIAHSISPIFQNAALQTMARQYADLADWTYHKIEAPVEELQQVIELTTSRGFRGLNLTLPHKVEVLPYLDRIDPVAKKMGAVNTLSFDSAGVTGYNTDGDGISRAIRHALEIGVEGRAVVVLGAGGASRAACVRFLEEGCSELWVGNRSLPRLESMLDHLRREYPGRAIHGFQSGLELPEPSEDALLVQATSLGLKPDDPLPADDQLLSRVAYVYDMVYGRKPTPLVRAALRLGKPASDGLPMLLYQGARSLEIWTGLPVPVEAMAKAVARHHGKLDNVSVAERKATP
- a CDS encoding S41 family peptidase — its product is MKPRLKHSTPWILAICWMIIGLQSVWILYHRKPEVLEAVGIESAVHHILSRTGLVARDPFWALSRDEDRTQLKQALQSVDQYSTYLSEDQFESFSIDSRQEYEGIGVSLMSNPQGAEVRDVFEGSPAERFGMHRGDVITRINDLDVRGWNFSRVVHQIRGTAGTELKLQVLRDQQIIDLVLQRSAIDIPSIRGVHRTEDGVLYLKIDQFGEKTDDEFYEALRAHSTPALQGIVIDLRNNMGGVMQSSIDMLDAFYDRGELMLQTRSTEGDRERTYHARRPRMIHNTPVVILVNRNSASASEILAGSLQVTGKATIVGETTLGKGSIQTVYRMRRGDAYKKTSSYYFFPDGSTIHEVGIQPDVRIPLSDNDYTTQRMRERQGIAPYAAEGDPYWSAALRSLQRSS
- a CDS encoding transglutaminase-like domain-containing protein is translated as MDDPSPVVQEQLFQYFSGNEAESVEFLQELAKHRRGLVAYHARQFLERMGVENTIEAFRFFIRSFNYELETGSWLLDRTIHPRLNIAQSSEMLDEMGVRALDLFVEPCSIKEKCRVINRVMFHEFGFAGDLEEYKKPESSMVSQVLKTRRGIPLSLSIIYILVAMRCGVDLRPIAVPGRFMVGCFSEEKPFFIDVFENGRFLTVADVLIFLETNRITYNEGSLSPVPVGEVLCRSCKNLHNQFLAAEDNKRADLFAEFIDEFENAYKRAQRTS